In a single window of the uncultured Dysgonomonas sp. genome:
- the nadC gene encoding carboxylating nicotinate-nucleotide diphosphorylase, translating into MNRPPYVTDERLYHFIDEAIKEDIGDGDHSTLASVPVGLKQRARLLIKHDCILAGVDLAQEIFHYYDKSLEIEVYKNDGDSVKEGDIAFIVSGSARSILTMERLVLNCMQRMSGIATYTHEMVELLADTDTRILDTRKTSPIFRMCEKWAVYIGGGKNHRYGLFDMIMLKDNHNDYAGSITKAVEATVKYLKEIGKDLQIEVETRNLNEVKEALATNAVDVIMLDNMSLFEMAAAVQLIDGAVKVEASGGITKESVHAIAETGVDYISSGAIIYAAPNIDLSLKAF; encoded by the coding sequence ATGAATAGACCACCTTATGTAACGGATGAAAGACTATATCATTTTATAGATGAAGCTATAAAAGAAGATATCGGAGACGGTGATCACTCTACTTTAGCCAGTGTCCCTGTCGGTTTGAAACAGAGAGCACGACTGCTAATCAAGCATGACTGTATTCTGGCTGGTGTAGATCTTGCTCAGGAGATATTTCATTATTATGATAAGAGCCTGGAGATAGAAGTATATAAGAATGATGGGGATAGCGTGAAGGAAGGCGATATTGCTTTCATTGTATCCGGTTCGGCGCGTTCTATCCTTACAATGGAACGACTGGTTCTCAACTGTATGCAACGCATGAGCGGCATAGCTACTTATACGCACGAAATGGTGGAGTTATTGGCCGATACCGATACCCGCATACTCGACACCCGCAAAACATCTCCTATCTTCCGTATGTGTGAAAAATGGGCTGTGTATATCGGCGGGGGAAAGAATCACCGTTACGGGCTTTTTGATATGATAATGCTGAAAGATAATCATAACGATTATGCCGGAAGTATAACCAAAGCTGTGGAAGCTACAGTGAAATATCTGAAAGAGATAGGAAAAGATCTGCAAATAGAAGTGGAGACCCGTAATCTTAACGAAGTGAAAGAAGCGTTGGCTACAAATGCAGTGGATGTGATTATGCTGGATAACATGTCACTGTTTGAAATGGCAGCGGCGGTACAGCTCATTGATGGTGCTGTTAAGGTAGAGGCGTCGGGTGGAATCACGAAAGAATCAGTGCATGCAATAGCCGAAACGGGTGTGGATTATATCTCTTCGGGAGCGATAATATATGCTGCTCCGAATATTGACCTGAGCCTGAAAGCTTTCTAA
- a CDS encoding type I restriction-modification system subunit M yields the protein MSEEQQRILKAQLWKMACDMRGNMNASDFMNYGLGLIFYKYLSERIELYINEQLKNDKITFQIAWATEDEEFKQELREAAIEEIGYFLESEFLFSTLIADAKVGKFILEVLGVAFKRIEDSTLSADSQDDFQNLFDDVDLTSAKLGKTADDKNKLISSLLLALDEIDFRLEDAEIDVLGDAYEYMIGEFAAGAGQKAGEFYTPQEVSTILARIVTVDHSRLRNVYDPTCGSGSLLLRVAKEGGAEFIYGQEKNPTTYNLARMNMLLHNQRYDKFEIRSGDTLEDDQFENEVFDAIVANPPFSANWTADSKYNTDDRFSRAGALAPKSKADYAFILHMIHHLSDGGTMACVAPHGVLFRGASEGKIRRYLIENKNYIDAIIGLPANLFYGTSIPTCILVFKKCRKDGDNILFIDASKAFEKVKNQNKLREEHIDKIVDTYATRAELEKYSHRASLQEIIDNDFNLNIPRYVDTFEEEEEIDIHAVMREIKELEAKRSDLDSQIEVYLKELGLVF from the coding sequence ATGAGCGAAGAACAACAAAGAATACTAAAAGCACAGCTTTGGAAGATGGCGTGCGATATGCGTGGAAATATGAATGCCAGTGACTTTATGAATTATGGACTGGGATTGATATTCTACAAATACCTCTCTGAGCGAATAGAGTTGTACATTAATGAACAACTTAAAAACGACAAAATAACCTTTCAAATTGCATGGGCTACCGAGGACGAGGAATTTAAGCAAGAGCTGAGAGAGGCTGCCATTGAAGAAATAGGATATTTCCTTGAGTCGGAGTTTCTGTTTTCTACACTCATTGCAGATGCCAAGGTTGGCAAGTTTATACTTGAGGTTTTGGGTGTAGCATTCAAGCGCATCGAGGATAGTACATTGAGCGCCGATTCGCAAGATGATTTTCAAAACTTATTCGATGATGTGGACTTGACATCTGCCAAACTAGGTAAGACAGCGGACGATAAAAATAAATTAATAAGTAGCCTCTTATTAGCTCTCGACGAAATAGATTTTCGACTGGAAGATGCCGAAATAGATGTTTTAGGAGATGCTTATGAATATATGATCGGAGAATTTGCTGCCGGTGCTGGACAAAAGGCAGGCGAATTTTATACTCCGCAGGAAGTGTCAACTATTCTCGCACGTATTGTTACGGTAGATCATTCTCGGTTACGTAATGTTTATGACCCCACCTGCGGTTCGGGTTCGCTGCTGTTACGTGTAGCCAAAGAGGGCGGAGCCGAATTTATATATGGGCAGGAAAAGAACCCTACTACCTACAACCTCGCCCGAATGAATATGCTATTGCATAATCAACGATACGATAAGTTCGAAATACGTAGTGGTGATACGTTAGAGGACGACCAATTTGAGAATGAAGTGTTTGATGCCATTGTAGCAAACCCTCCATTTTCAGCTAATTGGACTGCCGATAGCAAATATAATACCGACGATCGTTTTAGCCGTGCCGGAGCATTAGCCCCCAAAAGCAAAGCCGATTATGCCTTTATTCTACACATGATACATCACTTAAGTGATGGTGGTACAATGGCTTGCGTGGCTCCTCACGGGGTGCTGTTTCGTGGAGCATCCGAGGGTAAGATTCGCCGCTATTTGATTGAGAACAAAAACTATATTGATGCCATTATTGGACTGCCAGCCAACTTATTTTATGGAACTAGTATTCCTACATGTATACTAGTTTTCAAAAAATGCCGAAAAGATGGCGATAATATTTTGTTTATTGATGCCTCAAAAGCATTTGAGAAAGTAAAGAATCAGAATAAGTTGAGAGAGGAGCATATAGACAAGATTGTGGATACTTACGCTACTCGTGCCGAACTCGAAAAGTATTCTCATCGCGCTTCACTACAAGAGATTATTGACAACGATTTTAATCTAAATATTCCTCGGTACGTAGACACGTTCGAAGAAGAAGAGGAAATAGATATTCATGCCGTAATGCGTGAAATTAAAGAACTCGAAGCAAAACGCAGCGATTTGGATAGCCAAATTGAAGTGTATCTAAAAGAGTTAGGATTGGTTTTTTAG
- a CDS encoding class I SAM-dependent methyltransferase: protein MLSLYATYITTMSNENITTIHEFDFNFICEFFLKMKRQGPGSPEITLKALSFIDNLTDKSFIADIGCGTGGQTMALAQHIPGQITGFDLFPQFIDRLNCNSKDLNLQGRVKGIVRSMDNLPFQNEELDLIWCEGAIYNIGFERGLREWRKFLRSGGYIAVTESAWFTEKRPAEIENYCMPHFPEMNTISNKVAQIQTAGYMPVATFILPETCWTDHYFTPMIRAQEAFLDKYAGNKTAEEFVELQRYDAGRDK, encoded by the coding sequence ATGCTTTCCTTGTATGCTACATACATTACAACAATGAGTAACGAAAATATTACCACTATTCACGAATTCGATTTTAATTTTATCTGTGAATTCTTTTTAAAAATGAAACGTCAAGGGCCCGGTAGCCCTGAAATAACCCTGAAAGCATTGAGCTTTATAGATAATCTTACCGACAAATCCTTTATTGCTGACATCGGTTGTGGAACCGGCGGGCAGACTATGGCGCTGGCTCAGCATATACCCGGACAGATTACAGGTTTCGATCTTTTTCCTCAATTCATTGACCGGCTCAATTGTAATTCCAAAGATTTGAATCTTCAGGGCCGGGTGAAAGGTATTGTACGTTCAATGGATAATCTTCCTTTCCAGAATGAGGAGTTAGACCTGATCTGGTGTGAAGGAGCTATTTATAATATCGGTTTTGAACGGGGGCTGAGAGAGTGGCGTAAGTTTCTGAGATCGGGGGGATATATAGCTGTAACTGAAAGTGCCTGGTTTACAGAAAAGCGTCCGGCAGAAATTGAAAATTATTGTATGCCGCATTTCCCTGAAATGAATACGATTTCCAATAAAGTAGCTCAAATACAGACTGCGGGATATATGCCCGTTGCCACCTTTATCTTACCCGAAACTTGCTGGACAGATCATTATTTTACGCCAATGATCAGAGCACAGGAGGCGTTTCTTGATAAATATGCCGGAAATAAAACAGCAGAAGAATTCGTAGAACTTCAACGTTATGATGCTGGACGGGACAAATAG
- a CDS encoding restriction endonuclease subunit S — protein MKEERKNKGNVPNLRFPEFEGEWEVKKLGEILKVGSGRDYKHLKEGNIPVFGTGGYMTSVNEFLFDGESVCIGRKGTINKPFYYNGKFWTVDTLFYTYSYKNVLPKFVFNVFEQINWLMYNEASGVPSLSKSTIEQIEISIPDISEQQKIASFLSLIDERIAAQSKIIEGLKELKAWLSKQLFSRKLRFKDDDGADFPEWKTQLLGNVTMVVSERNKNNEKLPVYSINNKDGFVPQNEQFEGIDSDDRGYDIKLYKVINKHTFAYNPARINVGSIGYSGNLENIIISSLYVCFKTQDSINDNFLFHFFKTNSFNKEVLKNVEGGVRDYLFYENFSKIRFEQPCMEEQGKITDFLSSYDYKIRIESKVLQQLEIQKKYLLKQMFI, from the coding sequence ATGAAAGAAGAGAGAAAAAATAAGGGCAACGTTCCAAATTTGAGATTCCCTGAATTTGAGGGCGAGTGGGAAGTGAAGAAGTTGGGAGAGATTCTTAAAGTTGGGAGTGGTAGAGATTATAAACATCTAAAAGAAGGAAATATTCCTGTTTTTGGTACTGGAGGCTATATGACCTCTGTGAATGAATTTCTTTTTGATGGGGAGTCGGTATGTATTGGGCGAAAAGGTACAATTAACAAACCATTCTATTATAATGGTAAGTTTTGGACTGTGGATACGTTATTTTATACTTATTCGTACAAGAACGTTCTACCTAAATTTGTATTCAATGTTTTTGAACAGATAAATTGGTTAATGTATAATGAAGCATCTGGTGTTCCTAGTCTTTCAAAAAGTACAATAGAACAGATCGAGATTTCTATTCCCGATATTTCTGAGCAACAAAAAATAGCTTCTTTTTTATCTCTGATAGACGAACGTATTGCAGCCCAAAGCAAAATAATTGAGGGTTTGAAGGAATTAAAAGCTTGGCTCAGCAAACAACTATTTAGTCGCAAGCTCCGCTTCAAAGATGATGATGGGGCAGATTTTCCAGAATGGAAAACGCAGCTATTAGGAAATGTTACAATGGTTGTAAGTGAAAGAAATAAAAACAATGAAAAACTTCCAGTATATTCAATAAATAACAAAGACGGATTTGTTCCTCAAAATGAACAATTTGAAGGAATTGATAGTGATGATAGAGGTTATGACATCAAACTATATAAAGTAATAAACAAACACACTTTTGCATATAATCCAGCAAGAATAAACGTTGGTTCAATCGGGTATAGTGGCAATTTAGAGAATATAATTATTAGCTCATTATATGTTTGTTTCAAAACCCAAGACTCCATAAACGATAATTTCTTGTTTCATTTCTTTAAAACTAATTCATTTAACAAAGAAGTTTTGAAGAATGTTGAAGGAGGTGTGAGGGATTACTTATTTTATGAAAATTTCTCCAAAATTAGATTTGAACAGCCTTGCATGGAGGAACAGGGCAAAATAACTGATTTTCTTTCTTCTTATGATTATAAGATCAGAATAGAGTCTAAAGTATTACAACAATTAGAAATTCAGAAAAAATACCTCCTCAAACAGATGTTTATATAA
- a CDS encoding restriction endonuclease subunit S, whose amino-acid sequence MRFPEFEGEWEVTFLGNECTVNPKVSTLESEFVYVDLESVVKGVLISTNHINRSEAPSRAQRVLSDKDILFQCVRPYQLNNYIYHRQGSKQWVASTGYAQIRTKHNIDFLYQLLNSPQFNQEVMLRCTGTSYPAISGTDLGNIPISICSNEEQKKIGGLLFRIDDQIATQSKIIEGLKELKAWLSKQLFSRKLRFKDENGNDFPEWVETKLGEIAETYSGGTPTSTNNSYYIGNIPFIKSGEISSDKTEQFINEEALKNSSAKMVSKGDLLLALYGATSGEVAISQIAGAINQAVLVIKSMQNTNFLHHFLRCNKENIISTYLQGGQGNLSAQIVKNITINLPSLTEQKKIADFLSEIDNKVEVETTTFDLLTKQKHYLLRQMFI is encoded by the coding sequence TTGAGATTCCCTGAATTTGAGGGCGAGTGGGAAGTGACATTTCTTGGAAATGAGTGCACGGTTAACCCGAAAGTATCTACTCTAGAAAGTGAATTTGTTTACGTCGATTTAGAGTCAGTAGTTAAAGGAGTATTGATAAGTACAAATCATATAAATAGGTCGGAAGCTCCGAGCCGAGCTCAAAGAGTTCTTTCGGATAAAGATATATTATTTCAATGTGTACGCCCCTATCAGTTAAACAATTATATTTATCATAGACAAGGCAGTAAGCAATGGGTAGCTTCCACAGGATATGCACAAATACGGACAAAGCATAATATTGATTTCCTTTATCAATTATTAAATTCTCCTCAATTCAATCAAGAAGTAATGCTTCGCTGTACGGGTACAAGTTATCCTGCAATATCGGGTACAGATCTTGGAAATATCCCAATATCAATTTGTTCCAATGAAGAGCAAAAGAAAATAGGAGGGCTATTATTTCGGATAGACGATCAGATTGCCACCCAAAGCAAAATAATTGAGGGTTTGAAGGAATTAAAAGCTTGGCTCAGCAAACAACTATTTAGTCGCAAGCTCCGCTTCAAAGATGAGAATGGGAATGATTTTCCAGAGTGGGTGGAAACGAAATTAGGGGAAATAGCAGAAACGTATTCAGGCGGAACACCTACTTCGACAAATAATAGCTATTATATTGGGAATATTCCATTTATTAAGTCGGGAGAAATTTCATCTGATAAAACAGAACAGTTCATCAATGAGGAGGCTTTGAAAAATTCGTCAGCAAAAATGGTATCTAAAGGCGATTTACTACTAGCCTTATATGGTGCGACCAGTGGAGAGGTTGCAATATCTCAAATAGCAGGTGCTATAAATCAAGCAGTGTTAGTTATTAAGAGTATGCAAAATACTAATTTCCTTCATCATTTCTTAAGATGTAATAAGGAAAATATAATTTCTACATACCTTCAAGGTGGACAAGGTAATTTATCGGCACAAATTGTAAAAAATATAACTATAAATCTTCCATCCCTCACTGAACAGAAAAAAATAGCCGATTTCCTTTCTGAAATCGACAATAAAGTAGAAGTTGAAACTACAACATTTGACTTGCTGACCAAACAAAAACATTATCTTTTACGACAGATGTTTATATAA
- a CDS encoding type I restriction endonuclease subunit R, whose protein sequence is MTSTQSEQALESGLIKTLVSMNYQAVKIEDEEALINNFRKQLDNHNKIVLSDDEFGRIMIHLESGSIFDKAIKLRDKFSLVREDGTTKWIEFLNTQEWCKNEFQVSSQITDEGRRKSRYDVTILVNGLPLVQIELKKRGIELKQAYSQVQRYHKTAFKGLFKYIQIFVISNGVNTRYFTNNPNQGYKFTFPWADFKNNHIDRLDIFAAMFFDQCTLGKMLAKYVVLHQSDKCLMILRPYQYYAVEALIDKVANSTKNGYIWHTTGSGKTLTSFKAAQLISEMPDIDKVLFVVDRHDLDTQTKKEYDAFSPGAVDSTDNTKALVKALQSNKKLMITTIQKLNNAVQKERFSKGLQDVKEKNIVMIFDECHRSQFGDMHTNITDFFNHIRYFGFTGTPILAKNANDGRTTKDIFGERLHEYLIKDAIADENVLSFLVEYHGKWKKRNEDDKKVKSIDTREAMMSDKRMEDIVDFILDNYNTSTYERDFNAMFAVGGVPMVTKYYDLFKSRNHDLKIATIFTYTQNEDSEDELTGMNEGFVSDGNTRDILEGYIRDYNEMFGTDFNTDNFNLYYDDINKRMKNRQIDLLLVANMFLTGFDAKRLNTLYVDKNLNYHGLLQAFSRTNRVLNEKKRFGKIVCFRDLKENTDAAISLYSNSNSSEIVLMKPYQSLVEEFNNQAISFLEKYPTIDSISEFQSEQDKRTFVMLFRAMLRLRTQMKGYNEFNGNALEIKDQLFADFQSKYLDMSNQLAVKPINPDAESILSDIDFELELIHRDIINVMYILALLQELRPESASYNKDRKAVLDTVNGDPVLRSKSRLIDEFIRIHIDGRQDKDTPSDIESDLDKYIIAERAKAIGKVAAEEGVNEELLHEYITEFEYLGKPKNEIIKRAIEPLILTFRENQAKKKSIIEKMQDIIKLFSWN, encoded by the coding sequence ATGACATCAACCCAATCCGAACAAGCTTTAGAATCAGGTCTAATAAAGACCCTCGTTTCGATGAATTACCAAGCTGTAAAAATTGAAGATGAAGAAGCTCTTATTAACAATTTTCGAAAACAACTTGATAATCACAATAAGATAGTTCTTTCAGACGACGAATTCGGGCGAATAATGATTCATCTCGAAAGTGGTTCTATATTCGATAAAGCTATCAAGTTGCGCGACAAATTTTCCTTAGTTCGTGAAGATGGTACAACGAAATGGATCGAATTTCTTAACACGCAAGAGTGGTGTAAGAACGAGTTTCAGGTATCAAGTCAAATCACAGACGAAGGACGCCGTAAGTCGCGTTATGATGTTACGATTTTAGTGAATGGACTTCCTTTAGTTCAGATTGAATTGAAAAAACGAGGTATAGAACTGAAACAAGCATACAGCCAAGTGCAACGTTATCATAAAACTGCATTCAAAGGATTATTCAAATACATTCAGATATTTGTAATATCCAATGGTGTTAATACCCGATATTTCACAAACAATCCTAATCAGGGATATAAATTCACATTTCCGTGGGCAGATTTCAAAAACAATCATATAGACCGTCTTGATATTTTTGCAGCGATGTTTTTTGACCAATGCACACTGGGTAAAATGTTGGCAAAATATGTTGTATTGCATCAATCAGATAAGTGTCTTATGATACTTCGTCCGTACCAATACTATGCTGTTGAAGCATTGATTGACAAGGTTGCCAATTCAACTAAAAACGGATATATTTGGCATACTACCGGTTCGGGAAAGACACTAACATCGTTTAAGGCTGCTCAATTAATTTCTGAGATGCCTGACATAGATAAGGTGCTGTTTGTTGTTGATAGACATGATCTTGATACGCAAACCAAGAAAGAATATGATGCGTTTTCACCTGGAGCTGTAGATAGTACAGATAACACCAAAGCCCTTGTAAAAGCATTACAATCAAACAAAAAGTTGATGATTACCACAATTCAAAAACTAAACAATGCCGTTCAAAAAGAACGGTTTAGTAAAGGATTGCAGGACGTGAAAGAAAAAAATATTGTGATGATTTTTGATGAGTGTCATCGGAGTCAGTTTGGGGATATGCACACTAATATAACAGATTTCTTCAATCATATTCGCTATTTTGGATTTACAGGTACACCTATTCTTGCTAAAAATGCGAATGACGGACGAACCACGAAAGATATTTTTGGGGAACGTCTGCATGAATATCTCATCAAAGATGCTATTGCGGATGAAAATGTGTTGAGCTTTTTGGTGGAATATCATGGTAAATGGAAAAAAAGAAACGAAGATGACAAAAAGGTCAAATCTATTGATACGCGAGAGGCAATGATGAGCGACAAACGTATGGAAGATATTGTAGATTTTATCTTGGACAACTATAATACTTCTACCTACGAACGTGACTTTAATGCGATGTTTGCTGTTGGGGGCGTACCCATGGTTACAAAATATTACGATCTATTCAAGAGTAGGAACCACGATTTAAAAATAGCAACAATATTCACTTATACTCAAAATGAAGACAGCGAGGATGAGCTTACCGGAATGAACGAGGGTTTTGTCTCAGATGGCAACACACGTGATATTTTGGAGGGGTATATCCGAGATTATAACGAGATGTTTGGAACGGACTTCAACACCGATAATTTCAACCTATACTACGATGATATCAACAAGCGAATGAAAAATCGTCAGATTGACCTCTTGTTAGTAGCAAATATGTTTCTCACAGGATTCGATGCTAAGCGGTTAAATACACTCTATGTAGACAAGAATCTTAATTATCATGGTTTGTTGCAGGCATTTTCGAGAACGAACAGGGTTTTGAATGAGAAAAAACGGTTTGGCAAAATAGTCTGTTTTAGAGATTTGAAAGAGAATACAGATGCAGCTATTTCGCTATACTCTAATAGCAATTCGTCAGAAATAGTTTTGATGAAACCATACCAAAGCTTAGTTGAAGAATTCAATAATCAGGCTATTAGTTTTTTAGAAAAATACCCCACAATAGATTCAATATCGGAGTTTCAGTCGGAACAAGATAAGCGTACATTCGTCATGCTTTTCAGAGCGATGCTCCGTCTACGGACTCAGATGAAAGGATATAATGAATTCAATGGAAATGCTTTAGAGATAAAAGATCAGCTATTTGCTGACTTTCAGAGCAAATATTTAGATATGTCAAATCAACTTGCCGTTAAACCAATAAATCCAGATGCCGAAAGCATATTATCGGATATTGATTTTGAGCTGGAGCTTATCCATCGTGACATCATCAATGTAATGTATATTCTTGCTTTGTTGCAAGAATTGCGCCCAGAGTCGGCATCATATAACAAAGATCGAAAAGCGGTGCTCGACACAGTGAATGGCGATCCTGTTTTGAGATCAAAAAGTAGACTTATTGACGAATTTATACGCATCCATATAGATGGTAGACAGGATAAAGACACACCCAGTGATATAGAAAGTGATTTAGATAAGTATATCATAGCCGAACGTGCAAAAGCCATTGGAAAAGTAGCTGCCGAAGAGGGTGTCAACGAAGAATTGTTGCATGAATATATCACAGAATTTGAGTATCTTGGTAAACCCAAGAATGAAATTATCAAAAGGGCGATTGAACCACTGATATTAACATTTAGGGAAAACCAAGCGAAGAAAAAAAGCATTATTGAAAAAATGCAAGATATTATTAAACTGTTTAGTTGGAATTAA
- a CDS encoding Fic family protein yields the protein MAKYIYQYPQWPDFSWDDKQIQPILGEVRHLQGKIIGQMNVLGFSLKETTSLATLTEDVIKSSEIEGERLNYDQVRSSIARRLGIETAGMVASNRYVEGVVDMMLDATQNYQKPIDNERLFGWHAALFPTGRSGMQKIEVGQYRTGEMQVVSGAMGKEKVHFEAPPAESVPKEMDLFITWLNSDTKLDSVLKSAIAHFWFIIIHPFDDGNGRIARAISDLLLARSDNSNQRFYSLSSQILAQKKRYYEMLQKVQHSSGDITPWFKWYLDCLYDALDVTALTLKKVLSKSNFWEQYKDIQFNHRQNLILNKVLDGFDGKLTSSKWAKIAKCSSDTALRDIQDLISKGILRKEAQGGRSTNYELGFDVEE from the coding sequence ATGGCAAAATATATTTACCAATATCCGCAATGGCCTGATTTTAGTTGGGATGACAAACAAATTCAACCTATACTTGGAGAGGTTCGTCATCTGCAAGGGAAAATCATCGGTCAAATGAATGTTTTGGGCTTTTCTTTGAAAGAGACAACTTCATTAGCTACATTAACCGAAGATGTTATTAAGTCATCTGAGATTGAGGGAGAAAGGCTTAATTACGATCAAGTACGTTCTTCGATTGCGCGTCGTTTGGGAATTGAAACAGCTGGGATGGTAGCTTCGAACAGATATGTGGAAGGTGTTGTTGACATGATGCTTGATGCAACGCAAAACTATCAAAAACCAATTGATAACGAGCGACTTTTCGGATGGCATGCAGCATTGTTTCCTACAGGTAGAAGTGGTATGCAAAAAATTGAGGTGGGGCAATATCGCACAGGAGAAATGCAGGTAGTTTCGGGGGCGATGGGTAAAGAAAAAGTACATTTTGAAGCTCCGCCTGCAGAGAGTGTTCCCAAAGAGATGGATTTGTTTATTACGTGGCTCAATAGTGATACAAAGTTAGATTCTGTATTAAAATCTGCTATCGCTCACTTTTGGTTCATTATTATACATCCTTTTGATGATGGTAATGGTCGTATTGCTCGAGCAATATCCGATCTCTTACTTGCACGTTCTGATAATAGTAACCAGCGGTTTTACAGTTTGTCGAGCCAAATACTTGCACAAAAAAAGAGATATTACGAGATGTTGCAGAAAGTGCAACACAGCAGTGGAGATATTACTCCTTGGTTTAAGTGGTATCTTGATTGTTTATATGATGCACTCGATGTTACTGCTTTGACTTTAAAAAAAGTTTTATCTAAGTCCAATTTTTGGGAGCAATATAAAGATATACAATTCAATCATCGTCAAAACTTGATTCTCAATAAGGTCTTGGATGGCTTTGACGGTAAACTCACATCATCGAAGTGGGCAAAGATAGCAAAATGTTCATCTGACACGGCTCTTCGTGACATTCAGGATTTGATTTCGAAAGGTATACTTCGCAAAGAGGCACAAGGTGGGCGGAGTACTAATTACGAACTTGGTTTTGATGTTGAAGAATAA
- a CDS encoding DUF5655 domain-containing protein — MILYKSLGDKLEQIKEKPFKLERDIQNLFEQNLPLIMGLELVKSEFTIKSKRIDTLAYDPQSKAFVIIEYKRDRNASVVDQGFTYLSLMLQNKADFILEYNEGLEKTLARDSVDWSQTRVVFVSTDFTENQKEATNFKDLAIELWEFKRFENGTVTISPIRKTKSAESIKPITQTNTELKEVTNEIKVYTEEDLLRGKSEEVIELYEKFKSSILNLADGIEVRPQKFYIAFKIGNNNVCDFEIQKNGLKLTINIKRGNLDDPKNITRDISSVGHLGNGDYEVKVADDKNLEYIMSLVKQAI; from the coding sequence ATGATACTATACAAATCCCTAGGTGATAAATTGGAGCAGATTAAAGAGAAACCTTTCAAGCTCGAAAGAGATATTCAGAATTTGTTTGAACAAAATCTACCTCTCATTATGGGGTTAGAATTAGTCAAATCTGAATTTACCATTAAGAGTAAACGTATAGATACACTTGCCTACGACCCACAATCAAAGGCTTTTGTTATTATCGAATACAAACGAGATCGGAATGCAAGTGTTGTTGATCAAGGGTTTACATATTTAAGTTTGATGCTCCAAAACAAAGCAGATTTCATTTTAGAGTACAATGAAGGACTAGAGAAAACGTTGGCACGTGATAGTGTAGACTGGTCGCAAACCCGAGTTGTATTTGTTTCTACTGATTTTACTGAAAATCAAAAAGAAGCAACTAATTTCAAAGATCTTGCTATCGAACTCTGGGAGTTTAAGAGATTCGAGAATGGAACGGTTACTATTTCGCCTATACGTAAAACAAAATCGGCTGAGAGTATTAAGCCAATAACTCAAACCAATACAGAACTAAAGGAAGTTACAAACGAGATAAAGGTTTATACAGAGGAGGATCTTCTGCGTGGAAAATCCGAGGAGGTTATAGAGTTATATGAAAAATTTAAATCATCCATTCTCAATCTTGCTGATGGAATAGAAGTTAGGCCTCAGAAATTTTATATTGCATTCAAAATAGGAAATAATAACGTTTGTGATTTTGAGATACAGAAAAACGGTTTAAAATTAACTATCAATATTAAGAGGGGTAATCTTGATGACCCCAAAAATATTACTCGTGATATTTCATCTGTCGGGCATCTCGGAAATGGAGACTATGAAGTAAAAGTAGCCGATGATAAAAATCTAGAGTATATAATGAGTCTTGTTAAACAAGCAATCTAA